tTCATGGGCCAGGACCCCTtctgcagggattttggggaattttgggatgaatCCGTGGCCCAGGCCCCCTtttgcagggattttgggaattttgggatgaatCCATGGGCCAGGACCCTTTTTACAAGCTctgaggaattttgggaattctctCCCTTTATCCCAGAATCCCACGGGATTTGGGGTCAGCGCTGCCTGAGGGATTTCAGGCCCAGCCCCGcaggaattccttggaattCCTTGGAATTCCGGGAGCCGCTTCCACGGGATCACCGAGAAGGAAATCCCGAAAGCTTTCCAGCAAAGAAGCCGTCAGCAAGGACCATTCCCAGAAAATCCCATAAAGCTGGGAATTGGCTCCGGGATTCCCGGGATGGATGCGGGGCTGGGCGGGGCTGAAATTCCCGGGAATTCCGGCTGATCCCAACGATTCCCACAGATCCAACCGGGACTGCCAGATCGACCAGCACCACCGGAACCAGTGCCAGTACTGCCGCCTCAAGAAGTGCTTCCGGGTGGGGATGAGGAAGGAAGGTagggaaaaaattcccaaagaaCCCCCAGGAATCCCGGGAGTGCCaggttttggggggaaaaaccccgttttcccccttttttgggggcattttttgggattttccctcGTTTTCTGAGCTCGCTTTGGGCTGCGGGATGGGGTGGATTCCTGGATCCGTGGAGATCCCAAATTCTGCTCCCTGTTCCACCCCCGTCACCCCCGGGATGCAAATCCCAAATGCTTCCCGGGATGTGGCATCCAGGAGGAGGCGTTTATCCCAAAAATCCTGGGTTTATCCCAAAAATCCTGGGTTTATCCCAAAAATCCTGGGCTTATCCCTAAAAATCCCAGCTTCGTGCCCAGATTCCCAGGTTTATCCCTAAAAATCCCAGGTTTATCCCTAAAAATTCCAGGTTTATCCCTAAAAATCCCGGGCGTATCTCAAAAATCCGGGAtgatttttgggatcttttcccGGTGCTCCAGGGCCACGATTGGGATCATCCAGGTGGGTCCAGCAATGGGAAAAATCCGGGATGGTTTTGGGAGGTTTTCCTGctgtcccaaatccccttttctccttggagagccctgcagggaacACCGGGATCCGTGCGGGGTCGGGGTGGAAATCCAGTGGGATTCTGTGGGATTGGGATGAGTAtctggtgggattttttgggatcaTGGTGAAGAtccagtgggattttttgggatcaCAATGAAGACCCAGTAAGATTTTTTGGGATGGAGATAAAGACCCAGTGTGATTTtttgggctggggacaaggaccCGGTGGGATTTTCTGGGATGGGGATAAAGACCcggtgggattttttgggatggggacaaggacccagtgggattttttgggatcaCGATGAAGACCCGGTGGGATTTTTTAcctggtgggattttttgggatgggGATCAAGACCCGGTGGGATTTtttgggctggggacaaggaccCGGTGGGATTTTCTGGGATGGAGATAAGGACCCGATGAGATTTTTTGGGATGTGGATGAAGAcccagtgggattttttgggatcaCAGTGAAGACCCGATGAGATTTTTTGGGATGGGGATCAAGACCCGGTGGGATTTTCTGGGATAGGGACAAGGAcccagtgggattttttgggatcaCGATGAAGAGCCGGTGGGATTTTTTAcctggtgggattttttgggcTGGGGATCAAGAcctggtgggattttttgggatcaTGATGAAGAtccagtgggattttttgggctggggacaaggaccTGGTGGGATTTTCTGGGATAGGGACAAGGAcctggtgggattttttgggatcaCAATGAAGACCCGATGAGATTTTTTGGGATGGGGATCAAGACCCAGTGGGATTTTCTGGGATAGGGACAAGGAcctggtgggattttttgggatagGGACAAGGAcccagtgggattttttgggatcaCGATGAAGACCCGGTGGGATTTTTTACCcggtgggattttttgggatggggataaagacccagtgggattttttgggatcaCGATGAAGACCCGGTGGGATTTTTTACCTGGTGGGATTttctgggatggggacaaggacccagtgggattttttgggatgggGATCAAGACCCGGTGGGATTTTTTACCcggtgggattttttgggatggggacaaggaccCAGTGGGATTTTCTGGGATGGGGACAAAGACCCGGTGGGATTTTCTTGGATGGGGACAAAGACCCAGTGGGATTTTCTGGGATGGGGACAAAGACCCAGTGGGATTTTCTGGGACGGCATTGACCACCCTGCCCCCCGTCCCCCCCCTCCAGCCGTGCAGCGGGGCCGAATCCCCCCGAGCCACTCGGGCAGCAGCCCCAACCCGCTGCCGGGGGCCGGCGACTTCTTCAACGGGCAGCCGGTGTCGGAGCTGATCTCGCAGCTGCTGCGCGCCGAGCCCTACCCGGCGGCGCGCTACGGCGCGCAGTACGCGCAGCAGCCGGGCAGCGTCATGGGCATCGACAACATCTGCGAGCTGGCCGCCCGCCTGCTCTTCAGCACCGTGGAGTGGGCGCGCAACATCCCCTTCTTCCCGGAGCTGCCCGTGGCCGACCAGGTGGCCCTGCTGCGCCTGAGCTGGAGCGAGCTCTTCGTGCTCAACGCGGCGCAGTCGGCGCTGCCGCTGCACATGGCGCCGCTGCTGGCGGCCGCCGGCTTCCACGCCTCGCCCATGTCGGCCGAGAGGGTGGTGGCCTTCATGGACCAGATCCGCGTCTTCCAGGAGCAGGTGGAGAAGCTCAACCGGCTGCAGGTGGACTCGGCCGAGTACAGCTGCCTCAAGGCCATCGCGCTCTTCACGCCCGGTGCGGGGCCGGAGGGGCGGGGAGGGGATTTTCCcacagggggttttggggttggggatgggtACACAGGGGGTTTTATGGGTTTTCCCaagggtttttggggttggggatgggtACACAGGGGGTTTTATGGGTTCTTCCGAGGGTTTTTGGGACTGGGGTTGGATACATAGAGGTTTTCCCaagggtttttggggttggggttgggtaTGGAGAGGTTTTCCCaagggtttttggggttggggatgggtACACAGGGGGTTTTATGGGTTTTCCCGAGGGTTTTTGAGGTTGGGGTTGGATACAGAGAGGTTTTCCCaagggtttttggggttggggatgggtATGGAGAGGTTTTCccagaggggttttggggttggggatgggtATGGAGAGGTTTTCCCaagggtttttggggttggggatgggtACACAGGGGGTTTTATGGGTTTTTCCCaagggtttttggggttggggatgggtACACAGGGGGTTTTATGGGTTCTTCCGAGGGTTTTTGGGACTGGGGATGGGTACATAGAGGTTTTCCCGAGGGTTTTTGAGGTTGGGGTTGGATACAGAGAGGTTTTCCCaagggtttttggggttggggatgggtATGGAGAGGTTTTCCCaagggtttttggggttggggatgggtATGGAGAGGTTTTCCCaagggtttttggggttggggatgggtATGGAGAGGTTTTCCCAAGGGTTTTTGGGACTGGGGATGCGTACACAGGGGGTTTTATGGGTTTTTCCaagggtttttggggttggggttggatGCATAGAGGTTTTCCCAAGGGTTTTTGGGACTGGGGATGAGTACAGAGAGGTTATCCCaagggtttttggggttggggatgggtATGGAGAGGTTTTCccagaggggttttggggttggggatgggtACACAGGGGGTTTTATGGGTTTTTCCAAGGGcttttggggttggggttggatACAGAGAGGTTTTCCCgagggtttttggggttggggatgggtACATAGAGGTTTTCCCaagggtttttggggttggggatgggtACACA
This sequence is a window from Vidua macroura isolate BioBank_ID:100142 chromosome 26, ASM2450914v1, whole genome shotgun sequence. Protein-coding genes within it:
- the NR2F6 gene encoding nuclear receptor subfamily 2 group F member 6, which codes for MAMVAGAWGEPNGGGAGGTGGGGGGGAEEAASPGGGGSDAEHGEEERPGAGADCVVCGDKSSGKHYGVFTCEGCKSFFKRSIRRNLSYTCRSNRDCQIDQHHRNQCQYCRLKKCFRVGMRKEAVQRGRIPPSHSGSSPNPLPGAGDFFNGQPVSELISQLLRAEPYPAARYGAQYAQQPGSVMGIDNICELAARLLFSTVEWARNIPFFPELPVADQVALLRLSWSELFVLNAAQSALPLHMAPLLAAAGFHASPMSAERVVAFMDQIRVFQEQVEKLNRLQVDSAEYSCLKAIALFTPDACGLSDPAHVEALQEKAQVALTEYERAQFPAQPQRFGRLLLRLPALRAVPAALISQLFFMRLVGKTPIETLIRDMLLSGSTFNWPYGAGQ